From the genome of Leishmania infantum JPCM5 genome chromosome 34, one region includes:
- a CDS encoding protein serine/threonine phosphatase, putativee: MNLDAWEEKVRLVQPLEMKEMQLLLRTAVNLLIEESNVQGVHLPVTICGDIHGQFLDLLRLFEVAGEIRRETSSMNYIFLGDLVDRGRNSVEVLTFLLIMKLKYPHKITLIRGNHETRQVTTMYGFYDECAEKYGTVEIWKLCTEVFDCMPIAALIEGKSLCIHGGLSPEIRAVDQIRLLSRRQEIPNEGPFSDLVWSDPENVDGWVVSQRGAGFLFGASVTQEFIHRNRLNLIARAHQLVHEGFKYHFDEEYLCTVWSAPNYCYRCGNLASVLRIYEDHSREFVVFKEVEAQITFSDEPRTKEPAYFL; encoded by the coding sequence ATGAACCTCGATGCgtgggaggagaaggtgcgccTTGTGCAGCCACTGGAGATGAAGGAAATGCAGCTCCTGCTTCGCACAGCCGTAAATCTGCTCATCGAGGAGAGCAACGTGCAAGGGGTGCACCTCCCTGTCACTATCTGCGGGGACATTCACGGTCAGTTCCTCGACCTTCTTCGACTCTTCGAGGTGGCAGGGGAAATTCGTCGCGAGACTAGCAGCATGAACTACATCTTCCTAGGCGACCTCGTCGATCGGGGGCGCAACAGTGTCGAGGTACTCACCTTTCTTCTGATTATGAAGCTCAAATACCCGCACAAAATCACTCTCATCCGCGGCAACCACGAAACTCGGCAGGTCACCACCATGTACGGCTTCTACGATGAGTGCGCCGAGAAGTACGGCACAGTGGAGATATGGAAGCTGTGCACAGAGGTGTTTGACTGCATGCCGATCGCCGCACTCATCGAGGGCAAAAGTCTTTGCATTCATGGCGGTCTCTCTCCGGAAATCCGTGCGGTCGATCAAATCCGGCTGCTGAGCCGGCGGCAAGAGATTCCGAACGAAGGACCCTTTTCAGATCTCGTCTGGTCGGATCCGGAGAACGTCGACGGCTGGGTGGTGTCgcagcgtggcgccggcTTTCTTTTCGGCGCCTCCGTCACGCAAGAGTTTATCCACCGCAACCGGCTCAACCTCATCGCCCGCGCCCATCAACTCGTCCACGAGGGATTCAAGTACCACTTCGACGAGGAATACCTCTGCACAGTGTGGTCAGCGCCAAACTACTGCTATCGATGCGGCAACCTCGCCAGTGTCCTGCGCATCTACGAGGACCACTCGCGCGAGTTTGTCGTCTTtaaggaggtggaggcacaGATCACCTTCTCTGACGAGCCCAGAACGAAGGAACCGGCCTACTTTCTGTAG